In Labrys monachus, the genomic stretch CCCCTCTCCTGCATCGCCTGGAGCATGCCCTCCAGACGGCCGCGCCCCGTCGTCAGATGCATCATGCCGGTGATCGTGCCGATCCGCCGGTGCCCGAGATCGAGGAGATAGTTCGTCACCTGCCGGGCCGCCGAGACGTTGTCGATCGTCACGGTGTCGGAGCGGCTGTCGTCGACGATGCGCCCGAACAGCACCATCGGCATCGGGCTGCCGTCGAAGTCGCGCTGGTCATGCGTCAGCGATTCGCCGACGGGCACCAGCACGACGCCGTCGCAGGAGAGCGTCCTTATGCGGGCCAGGATGCGCTTCTCGTTGTCGGGCTTCTCGTCGCTGTTGAAGACGACGAGGGAGTAGCCCCAGGCCGCGACCGCGGCTTCCGCCGCGCAGACGATGCGGGCGAAGAACGGATTGGCGAGGTCGGCCACCACGATGGCGATCAGCTGGCTTCGCCCGCGCTTGAGGTTGCGCGCCGCCAGCATGGGGGCATAGTTCAGCCGGGCGACCGCCGCCTGGACGCGCGCCCGCAGCTCCGGGCTGACATAGGCACT encodes the following:
- a CDS encoding LacI family DNA-binding transcriptional regulator, translated to MATIRDVAQAAGVSTATVSAVINDSAYVSPELRARVQAAVARLNYAPMLAARNLKRGRSQLIAIVVADLANPFFARIVCAAEAAVAAWGYSLVVFNSDEKPDNEKRILARIRTLSCDGVVLVPVGESLTHDQRDFDGSPMPMVLFGRIVDDSRSDTVTIDNVSAARQVTNYLLDLGHRRIGTITGMMHLTTGRGRLEGMLQAMQERGLAPQPGHIRAGEFREDVAYSVSRELLDRPDRPSALYVANGVMALGVMRAVADLGLRCPEDISIASTDTIPGIGGLRPRLTRTEHPVAEMTNEALRLLIDRISRGADSPPRNVVFQPAMVLGESCAPVTGQ